The Engystomops pustulosus chromosome 3, aEngPut4.maternal, whole genome shotgun sequence region ATAgcaaacacaacaaaaaaaaaaaataagattttttttttttttttacagatctcaTATATTCTATATCAACAAAATGAAGatgcctttaagaaaaaaaaaatatgtttcctTTACCCCAAGTAAATAGtatctttaaaaaatgtacaaaaagagCATTGCAGGTattaaaaatgatattttgtGCTTTTGCATGCCGTTAAGTTAAGATAAGGACCTGAAATCTAGAGTTCATGTCGTCGATATATCGCTCTGCAATAGTCGGGTTCTCTGTGACATCTGTagttatagcaaaaaaaaaaaggaaaaagaaaaatagaaatacaTCAAAAATTTAATTCAATAAAATTGCATTCAGTTTCGAGTAGTAGGAAGTCCAAAGCACTGGTTCTTGCTGCTTGAATACCTGTTACACAAAGAAATATTATTGTGGTTTTATATTTGCTgaccaaatttttttaaattctgtatatttttactgcattttgaattcaTTTTATGGACTCATTACTATTGGGTTTGTACATGAAGTGGAAACTGGCTGCTTTCCTCCACAAACAGTGCCCCACTAGGTCGTATCTGGTATTACACttaaaaatactaaaacaaaCTGTCAATGGGTTTCTTGGAGAAAGCAGCCATATTGTCCTAAGCCCAGACAACCCTTTGCTAGTTTCACTTTCCTAAAAACTGACCAATATTTCCAATACATAATTTATTAGTACCATGCAGTATTGTTTGAAGGGTGATGAAACTGAATCACATGCCAGTATAATGTAAAGTCAGTTTACTTCTATGTATGGTTGATGGTCTACTTGTGCCTGGAGTCTATGGTGGCACTCGGAGATTCTGCAGTATTGTAGCATTGTAGGCTGTATCCATATGTGGCCACAGTTGGCCATCGCATTGCCACCCTAGAAGCGATGCTGTTGTTGGACCACCATCAAACTTGAATCGCATCATATTATAGCCTTGTAATGGTCCACTGATGGAATAATAATGGAATCTGTGTAGAACTTAAAGGTTTAATCTTTTGGTAATATGGTGGTGGACATGAATTTTTAGTATGGTTTATCATTGATCATAATATTGATGCTCAATGCTTAGGACAGGCCATAAAAATTTGTGTGTCAAGAATCGCTACTATTCAGCAGAATTATGTGGCTACAATTCTCAAACGTTCCACTATGTTTAAAGGTTCAGCACCATACATATGGTTGTTTTATGGTGCCTAGAGATTACGAGAATCTAGATCACTTTTGGACTGACATAATACTTATCTACTGTACAATCCAACAAGAGTCAggggattaagaccaccatgggccctgggctgtatgaatattatggcccctacaagtctggaatcacttcctacatatggtactagaatcaaaatttgtgaagaatggaggatgtgtcccttctgcctactgttttaggacctttggaggacattcaaaggtcctgaaatggttcttgtgtacatgtgcattgagagcaggaacatatgtacaaggatatcaaaggtgaatttggtaattGTTTTGGGCTTGGGCCCCAGGTTACCACCCAAACTGTCTGAGTGAATGATGCCTAGTATGAGCCCACTGCATTATTCACAGTGCACCCAGGACCCCATGATCTTGTGATGACTAAGGAGTCAACTGCGCCTgaaaaatttttactatttagGGGGTAGAGGATAAGAGTTATGAGTTGGGAAATCATTTTTAGTATAGGCTATCAACAACAACATGTAAAgaccattttaaagggaacctgttaccacataTATTACAAattcagctagtgacaggttctcatagagccCTATTCACTAAATCACAcccttcatttagctaaaaatagtttctctcacatccccataaaatgtaattttttgtcTTACATGGCATACAGTCAAATCCTCAGTGAGTCAGAGGGTGTGTGATCTCCACTCCTCACACATTTAGTGGGTCGTTTGCCCACTAagattatatgtatgtatctgatcacatgaaatcacagcatgcctccatgggagaagtagaagtccatggaggctgctgtgatttcatgtgatcagatacatacatgtggtagattttgaaaatgttagggtaaaggaccttagattacatcactctggtcacataacatgaagtgctgaatggtaagaATGAGGCATTGGGAGGTGTAGAAATGAGTAAGGACACTTCCCCTCTGACTCACTGAGGATCTGACTGTTTGCCAGGTTAgattacaaagttgattttatggggatatgagggaactcattttagctaaaagaaaggttcTATGGGAACTTGACACTaagtgaatttgtgaaaaatgtggtgacaggtttactttaagggAAGGAAAGGGAATACCAAAGGGGCCAAAATtggttcaaatttaaaaaaaaagcaaagttaTAACCAAGATTTCTACCCAGGTCCTAGCCACTATTGGTTTTGTGGTCCCTGTCTGAATGCGCTACCCAGCCAATCAATGACCAGAGCATGGGCCCACCTTGGAGTATCAGCAAAGTAAGCACTACTATGTTTTTTCCCGTGTGACAACCCGTACTGCTGAACGCAAGATTGTGGCCAAACAATGGTGTCAACAAGGAACCAGAGGCACATGCCACAGGAATTGGGCTCcaaacattccctttaaggaggTATTGACTCTGATGCATAAGATTAGACATGAGGTGAATAAATGAAATAATTATTCAAGTCTTAGCAAATAACTCCGGGAAAGTTGACACCGACCAGCAGAGAGATTACCTGATCTCTTCCAGCCACTGACTTAATCAAAGTGTattgaatggaggatgtgtattaTAAATCTTTATGACAAGCCACAAATAAAATTAATTTCCTCTTACACCGCCGCTCTCCGCTACTACTTATAAGCCGCATTTGTTCTCTGTCAACATTTCTGCTTGTTCATAGGCCTCAAATTAATATGTTAATGGAAATGATATTACATACGACCCATTCATCAAGCCCCCGACCTCATCACGACGCTTTTATCTCCTCTCCATGCCACCAACCATAACATTAGTCTTTCAAGAAAGATGATAAGATGATGGAAATGGAAAAAGGTTCTGAGGAAAAGCAGCTGCAAGTATTTCAATAGACCACAGAGGAATATTTAATAGGTCTCTATTATTTAACAGGTAAAATACTCCTCTTCATAGTCCTGAAGAAGACACAGCATCTGACTGCCCAGAGTCAGGAGGCCTCTGATACACATGGAGGGTACAAGCTAATATATATCTGTAGTGACAAGGATGGCACAAGGGGTAGGTGACTGCCTGGGTGGTTGAGGTGGAGGGTATATACAGTGCCATTCCtaggaaaaacagaaaaaaatgtatatggatTAAGCAGCCTCTTCCTATGACAGGAGgacccaggcccggcgccagcacccggcttacccaaacaagtgccagggcccaaggGTGCTAAAGGGGCCTACTCAAACACCAAAATAAAATTTCAGCCCCAGATCAATTGTGCCAGTGTCACTTTAAGACGCtagtacaaatgatcaccatctgGTCTCGAAGCAGCGCTCCACACTTTACACAACGGCTCTGAAGCTGCCGCAcataatgatgtcatcacatcacgtACAGCGGGTGCATGCCACAGAAAGAATGCGTCTGCTGGGTCTGCTTCTGGTGGagcaaggaaaggtgagtttttattttttcccagagtggtggtggtggggcagTGTTGCTACCGGAGGGGGCGGGGgtgtgaggacagtgtggctaccggAGGAATGTaaggacagtgtggcttatgggggacagtgtggcttatgggggcaaCAGTTTGGCTTATGTGGGCGACAGTGGGGCTCATGGGGGGGACATTGGGGCTTATGTGGGGCAGTTTGGCTTATGGGGGGATACTGTGGCTATGGGGGCGGTGGGAAAGTGTGGCTACTATGGGGGAAGGGAGTGCGCCAGGATGTGAGTTTTCTAAAAAGAGGCCCACTAagcctctgtcgcccaggggactACGTAAACCTGGATCTGGTTGTGGAAGGACcttcatgacatcatcaaaggtccatCAGCAGGAGTAAATTAGCATCTACAATTTACTGGTGGGTCTACAAGAACTGTAGTGATGTCAGGACCATGTGGTCAAGAAGGAAAGGAGCCCCCAACTCCGCCACCATCAAGTGATGATGATAAAATGTTTATGAATAATTTCCTACTTATTCCTGTGCTTTGACCCAAATGAATCTCAAATCTGACTGCTTGGGAAGCAGTATCATTAACAGTGTGTCACATGCTTCACTGTTTATGGGAGAATTTTCTCTTCAAATTGTATTCTGTAATTGTAACCCATAAGGCTACAAATAATTGAATGCAACAAAAGTCAATataattaatcacaaaatggagcttaaatagagtTATCTCCAGGATGACGaccacaggatactacaactcccatgatccctcagttctcagctTCTCCCTCTCATGCTTTCCTCCCAGTGATAATCTAACAAACATTCCtgctttgttaccatagtaatgatgtgtgtaactgccatcactgcacattacctcactgagatgacatctccaTTTGAAGATTAATTATGCTTAGGTTGGATTCAGACggccgttgcccgctgtaccgtagcacgatGGGCACACGGcggtgcacggggagaggaggagaaggtgagcacTGCACACCCCGGCACCTCTCCATAAGGATATGTGGCACATggcctatcttttcacggggtacggagggctacggtgccgcacatgtaccgctgtgcgcccattgcagtctatgggggatgtatatcggccgtatatatacgttccccgtacggccgtctgaatgtagccttattcctggaatacccctttaaagaggacctgtcgcctaaattttcggcactaggagctgcttactttagtaagcagctcctagtgcttgatcaaacgctgcagtgttatagtgatagcgttaccggaaacctccggtaacgctatcaaacactgtggcgggtacagtgtaatcatctgaccgctcacaaagctgtccgatgtattcatgagggggtgatccgaggcgctgcctcttcccggaACCGCCCCGCTcgccccataggccggcagtgactgccgcgcgctaggcggcagtcacctccCCTAGCCATGCCccaatcccaccccctcatgaatatgtcggacagctttgcgagctgtccgagaattacactataccctgctGCAGTGTtggatagcgttaccagaggtttccggtaacgctatcactctaacactgcggcgtttgttcaagcactaggagctgcttactttagtgctgataaattgggtgacaggtcctctttaaacccaCCTCAATAGTATTTTTCTTCTTTAGAAGCATGTCTTGGTCCATAGaactatatttatatattccaCTACATTCTTTAAGTCAgagataaaataattttttttttctttttctaataaTGAAAAATTCaaccatgcaaaaaaaaaaccaaacaaacccCTGAAAGTCAAATAAATGAAATTAATGGTTAACAAAATGACTGAACCAACAATAAAATAAAGTTCAACtttcaaaaaataaattaataaattaccgTGAAATACATGAATAAAATGTGCAAAACAACAACAActaaaaatgggacattttgggcaAAAAAAAGTTGAATCAAAATGATTAATCAGACTCTTATAGAACCGCTAATAGTAACATGGTTGGTTAAATATCTGATTCTGTAAGAAATGACACGTCCCCGCACGGTGCTGTTAGCAATGTCTGAACAATCACCCTTGTTCCGTAGATGTGGGAGCTTCAGGTCTGATAAACAGCCCGGTCTCCCACCTGTCTCTCGGCATGAGCGTCATCATCTTCCTATAGTACAACCTACAAATTCATTTCATTACTGTGTAAACCGGAGCAAatctcagagcaagagagaagatcCTGAAATGAACTCATCCTGAAGAACACTGCAAGATGAAAGACAAGTCCAAAAGAATcaatgaaacacaatggggcttatttactatgggtccgcgattccgtcgggtgtCGCAAATATTTACgatgtgcgccgaattgccccggtttttggcgcacacgatcggatcgtGACGCATCAGTGCCGgcgtgcatgcgacagaaatcggggagcgcggccatcggacaacccgacggatttggacaaaccgcggaatttaaaaaagaattgtgtcacaaaatcaagcactcacatgcaccaggaagaagaaggtgaactccagtggaccttggcgcagaagcggcggatgcaggaactcgggcacacgggcttagtgaatcgcggcagacccaaatcatcgtcggacaacgcatcgcGGGATCacaacgggaccgggtaagtaaatgtgccccaatgcgccacatttactaagtcccttagaaacaagatagttgtccttggatatgaccatccCCAAACTCTGGCAGCGGCAGCcacaaatacattggggcagatttacttacccggtccattcgcgatccagcggcgtgttctctgcggtggattcgggtccggccgcgattcattaaggcagttcctccgacgtccaccggatttttctgaatccgtcgggtttttcgttcggccacgcccccgatttccgtcgcgtgcatgccagctccgatacaccacaatccgatcgcgccaaaatcccggggcaatacagggaaaatcgtaacacgtcgggaaaatgcgaatcgggcccttagtaaatgaatccTGTCTGATtccctggattcagcgttcattaccacaggacatcggtaggacatgcagtaactcctggttGTAAGGAAAAACTATCTGTTTCTTTGCACCATTACTCCAGCAgtgatggtcgtatccaaggacaacaatctcgcTTCTAaaagaccatatgactacattcatgggagattatcttcacacatatcatttttttttaataacattcaattgaagttgaattcaattaaatgtcaatgcccagacgagaataaccctttaatcttatgtatctatattaaccaaaaaaaaaatccatactaACTCTCCCCTATATCTATCCATAATGAATATTTCTCCAATTAAAACTATAAAAGAAAACCTTTCTTTCATGGTAAATGGTGAAGATTTGTTCCTTTGAGATAACTTTCCTGCAGCTGTACTGGAAATGGATATTTGTAGCTAAATTAATTATAGAGTTGTGTTTTATGATAAAGCGAATGTGCTGACATGAACATTACGATGGGAATGTGACAAATACCTCATATGTAGTTTGCAGATTTTTAGTAGGAGGGAATCACATATCGAGCAAAGGAAACCTGGAGCAGAAGGTAAAGTACAGTCTACAGAAAGTGTCTGGGAGTTGTCTGGTAACCAgagtaatattttaaagggaatctaccacatggatgccaTATTTTACACCAAATACCCTTGCACACTACTGTGTGTTTCCTGAAACAAGATCCGGTCTCATTTGAGGAAAATCTgctttttattatgcaaattatgcaaaggagcctcaggggctcctgtctatgCCACAGAAGGTCCGGGTTCTGtcatctgctaattattcatgcctctttTTGGCGTTACTGCCCGCCTCCGCCCACCCTTCGACAGAGAGCCAGTGATGTCAGACAGaggcagaaggggcttctgtgatgtagacgggagccactgaggctcatttgcataactttgaaAATATGTTTTTCTCTAAAATGAAGCCATTAGAAGAACAAGGAAGAACTGAACCAGTTTCAGGACagaagtgtgcttggtgtacaatactgcatctatgtgctagatttcctttaattctctTAAAAGGGCAGGACCTTGATTTGTATGGAAACCATCTACCGGTGGCTGTGATGAGGCTTCCTTTTTTAGCATGTTACTAGGGGAAAATTCTGCCAACCATATAGTAGTTTATAGTTTCTTGTGTTTGTGATGTTTTTGGGATACATTACAATAGAAACCATTTACTGTACATGGGCCAAGCCTTCAGCTTTTAATTAATCCGTAAAagccctagtgcagtggtggcgaacctatggcacgggtgccagagatggcactctgagccctctatgtgggcacccaggccatcacccagaacaaaggtcaccattcaggactcctcctcctgcagtcacaggcagcccaaaAAGTGCcgtgttcagcactattttatagAGACTTGAAGTAGaggaggaacaagaaggtgtggacagagctggattatcattgaagcccctccTCAGTTCCTGTGATTCATCCagttaaggggaccttagatggaatttctccatctttctactgtattggtgtcttcaggacgccaatacgttcaaatctgtgacacagcagggagcaataagttactttaaattggcatttggcactttggcaaaaatatgtggcttttgttcATGGTTTgtgcactcagtctctaaaaggttcgccatcactgccctagtgggtAGGGCCATAAGTAGGGAAGACAAGGAATGCACCCGGTTTCCTGGAGCACCGTCTTTGGTCACAAGTTCTGGGGTTTCACAGGACCAGTTTCAGCCAATGAGTAGCCTCCTTAGACTTGGGGACAACAAAGAATGTGATATTCCATGGTCGGTGGGAGGCCACTCATTGACGGAAGCAGGTGCGGTGGACCCCCTTGAACTCCCATCCGGAAGCAGTGTAGAAAACTGTACTTTCTAGAGTGAAGCGCGAATTGGGAGCCAAAACAGGGTAAAGATGTTTCCTTATTTATAAGCCCCACCCTGCCCAGCTCCCTAGGGGTATCAAGTCACATAATTTGTAAAATTGCTACTCTGACACACACCCACTAGTAAGGATATTCCATACCACAtattgggggtatttatcagggcttctgcaccacggcaatgaaataatcgcaaatgctagctaatTTGCTTTCTGATACATCAAAAGGCCAGAGCTTTATTGTGTATCTGGCTCTGTTTGTGGGGCTATCataacccccattgtcttttcttGATTTATAGTGATTCTATTAATGTTGTATTTTTACAATGTGTAGTGGTCCAGGTTGTATGGGGTATCAGTAGACGGTGCTCCACCTGAATGGACTATCCTAGTACCGTCTACAATAACCATAGGGCTATGTTATTTAGTATTAGATGGCTGTAATGGGTGATAatttgttcaagagaggcctggagacatttctggagagcaataattTCACAtcgtatgggaataaaactttttctaAGTAATTTCTGTTGATCCAAGAAGTTATTCTGATCGGGAAGAGGTCGGGAAGgattttttccctgctttgggccaaATAACATTATCCTTGCAGGGTttctgccttcttctggatcaacacagtATAATTTAATAGGTTGGATTTCATAGACTGCTGATGACACTGAAGCATGATGAGGCTACCATTTTTggaacagataagatcacatctACAGACGAGACACGGTTTGCAGGCTACACCAGTCTTTTCCTCCAGGACTTCAAAAAAATCAAGGTTCATGAAGAAACAAGAGAACAGTGATCATTTGAGGTTCTCATAGTAAATTCATGTTTTGTAACATAAAGGGAACATAATACATTGGCAGAACCAAAACACTCCATGGAATATTGACTCATCCAGAGAGTGACAAGGCCCGAGGGTGGGATGGCGTAATAGTATTGGTCCATTTAGGCAGACAATAACATGAGAATGAGAACAAAAGGGATTATAAAATTATCTAAAGGTACAAGTATGATGGCCATAATGTGatcaattgcaaagtaagggcaTCCAGATCCAGAATCCAGATCCAGATCCAGAAACCAAGAACCTGTTACATCTCCACTGAAAACAAACAACAATCTATAATACACTGAGAAATAGCccataattccacaactggaCCAAAAAATAGGCATGCCCTATGTTACCACAATTTGACCCGATGTATACAACCTATCCATATGCAGAACCAGAGGCCAAGGATACAAGGGGTATTTTTggattggatttcaagtaggacaacccctttccctagactGAGTCTTTTAGGTTGAGGTAGAGCAAGGTTCTAATTTATTTTTGGGATGTATGTGAACAGAACATTTGCCACAAAGACCTTTAGAAGATTCCAAATACATCCAATGACTTAAGGCACCTTTGTATCTTACCACATTGATGACTCAGACTCTGGATGGATGTGGTGAACGCAATGGAAAAACTGATGTTGATGGATGGGAAGTTTgtatttttaaaagaaaagttTGATCATTTTGGTCCACGGATTAGGCACCCACCATCCTTAACAACCAATGGTCAAAGTGTAAGATCTGCAACAATGGTTAGAGAGTTCTGGCATTGGCACCTGGCAAGGTcgggcaaatatatatatatatatatatatatatatggggaacTACAACTCCTACCATATTGACCGCCCAAACAGTGCCTTAAAGTGTCCCGTAGACAGCCATAAATAGCATTGCCGTAGAAGCATACACTACACAACGTCACAAGCTGTAAGTTGGCTTCATTGCATGTATTTATTTCGAAGCTGAGAAAACTGTAATAACCTTAAAATATAACACTTTTGTCTAAATTTTCTTCTGATATAAAATGACAAAACTCTGTATAATTCATATAATCATAGATCATCTATGGCTTCAGAACCAGAACATTCCCATTCGCCACGAAGCCTCTTCCACTGAGCTCCGGCCATATCCTACGCGCACAGCTGATATGGAGAACCCGCAATGCGACTTTCTTAAAGCTATgagcaattgttaaaaaaaaaaaagatagacaTTCAATAGCGGACGAACTCATGTTTTTCACCTTTTCACAGTCAATTTAGCTAAACAACGTAAACATATCAAGTTTTGCCTGAGAGGATCGAAGTGATTGTTTCCCTTTATGCATGAGATGCCCGAAGATGTTGATGAAATGGGAgaaatcatttcagtgcaaaTAAAATGGGTGTTTCAATGATTTTTGGGGGATCCAGGGTTTGgttttttttagcctttttttgtttttttttattaaaaatgttaatgaaaatatagaaatttaAAGACTCTACCTAGAATCACTCGTTTCTGCCAACCTATTGTTCATGATGGCTAAAGCTCCGACCCCTCCTGAGAAGCCGTTTTGTCTGGTGTTGATGCACACAGTCCTAGGGTATCCATTGGCTGTTTCCGATAACTGCTTCTGTAATATGGCAAGTGACACCTTATTAGATGCTGTGAGGTCCCTCATGGAGATCATCTCCCCAGACAACCTCCTTCCTTCTGTATCACTATCATAGTTTCCATCCGTCTCCATCGACAACTTGTTCCTGCGAAAACGAGATCCAGGAGTGATGGCGTTTCGGCGTCCAAGACGCGGGTTTGATTTATGGCACTTATTACAGCATCGGCACCTTAATTTTTTAAGAATCCAGTTTAAAACTTGCTTGATTACAATCGATATGACGTTAAAAAGTGAGTAAATGCAACAAACACCCAAAAGTAGAAACATAAAATTTCCAAACCTGTATAATCCCTGATATTTGTACACAGCGTTTTGGCTGCTCACCAGATCTCCAAATCCAATGGTGCTAAAAgtgacaaaacaataatacaaagaaTCAATGTAATTCCACCCTTCCACCGGGGTATACATGGCTGATGCACAGCAAGAGAGGGTAATAGCAAAGATGCCTAATATTAGCATGACGTGGTAAACCGATGGCTTCCAACCCACAAGGCTGTCAACTTCTGATACAGATGAACCTCTCCGAACCGTTGGAGGTAGAAGCCCGTTTCTCCGTAGTTGCCTTTCGTGACAAGCTTTCATCACAAATGCCAAGAGCGATATTATCCTTTCCAAAAAGAGGTTGAAAAACAAGATTGTTCCAGCACATCCAAACAATCCGTAGAAGATGAGGAACACTTTTCCTGCTACAGTGGCTGGCGTGGTCATTCCAAAACCTGTCATGGAAATAACAAATTGATAGGTTAGAAATTTTCTGAAAATGTacaaaatttttacaaaaaatgtaaccTTAGTTTTATTATGTTCTAATTTTCTGGTCTTGCATTAGAAATTTTTGTAGCAAAGATGCCCTTTAACAGATACCTTTTACCACCTCTCCCACCTCTCCAGTTGTTTgtaatctttaaagggaacctgtcatcaagaacaggcacaataacccttactcaccccccccccccatcccaatgTGCCTTTTTAGAATGGTGCAGCAGAggtgtcccagcttaaatctgcctcctcccactatttttctgcctttgtctacaTTGGTCCTTCCCATTGGTGCCTGACTCTTCCCACCACCATGTGGTGCCACCCATAGCAGGGTGAGTTTAATGGttagaagatctgcagtttcccacacagtgcttcCTGCTACATACACCATCCAGTGAGAGGGACcacatgtaaggacaggaagtaGACTGGttgaggacttcctgtctgttcAGGCCTAGATTTGAAAAGACACTAAGTTGTCAATCAAAAAAGCGAGGCGTCAATCACCAGCAACCTGGAGCGGACATTACTCTTTTTTTATTCTGAATATGACTCTTCTAGACTAATTTGGACATGAGAAATAATTTTATGATATATAGGGAGGACTTTTAGCCCTTTACCAAGAAGTATAACTAGTGTGAGTAGTCAAATTTCTGGTGTCAGAAATATTACTCCACTGATTCTAGCGTGGTCAGTTTTTTTCCTTTAACCCCCTACGGTTCCCAAGAAATCAGTGCAGATAATTTGGCACCCAAATTAGACTTTAGTACCTGGTGGACCATTTGGGGGTTGGAGCAGAAAAAGGAACTCAACAAAACATAAGGCTATAAGAAAAGATGCTCTCGACATTTTATGGGATGTCATTATTTCATATAACAACTAATCTGTTGAGGTAGAGTCCTCTTTAAGTGGGGATACTTACAACACCAAAGAACCCATAAAGAAGAGCAGCAATTTTCATGTTAAGAGATATAGAGACAGTAATTTGAGTGATATTGGATACTCTACGGGCAGGTTGGGAGGTGTTGGTGGCCATTGGACCTCTGCAGCCAAACATTGGCTTTGGTGGTCCTCAGTGACCCCTTTTAAGCGCAGACTTTACATTCCAGTTTTTGTTTCTATATTTGATCCCTGCATATGTTATGAGGCATAATCTCACTCAATGGTTCTTTATATCTCCATTTACTCCTGTATAAATGATCCATttgtctttcctttttttttccctttctattTTACAGAT contains the following coding sequences:
- the KCNK12 gene encoding potassium channel subfamily K member 12 isoform X1 codes for the protein MMSSRRTRSCCCLLPLNEDNGRFLLLAIFIVLYLIAGATIFSTIESPSEAIAHNRWDRILKNFSESFNISLLELRSFLRDYEAAMAAGIRADALRPRWDFTGALYFVGTVVSTIGFGMTTPATVAGKVFLIFYGLFGCAGTILFFNLFLERIISLLAFVMKACHERQLRRNGLLPPTVRRGSSVSEVDSLVGWKPSVYHVMLILGIFAITLSCCASAMYTPVEGWNYIDSLYYCFVTFSTIGFGDLVSSQNAVYKYQGLYRFGNFMFLLLGVCCIYSLFNVISIVIKQVLNWILKKLRCRCCNKCHKSNPRLGRRNAITPGSRFRRNKLSMETDGNYDSDTEGRRLSGEMISMRDLTASNKVSLAILQKQLSETANGYPRTVCINTRQNGFSGGVGALAIMNNRLAETSDSRYSSSKNQCFGLPTTRN
- the KCNK12 gene encoding potassium channel subfamily K member 12 isoform X2 — translated: MMSSRRTRSCCCLLPLNEDNGRFLLLAIFIVLYLIAGATIFSTIESPSEAIAHNRWDRILKNFSESFNISLLELRSFLRDYEAAMAAGIRADALRPRWDFTGALYFVGTVVSTIGFGMTTPATVAGKVFLIFYGLFGCAGTILFFNLFLERIISLLAFVMKACHERQLRRNGLLPPTVRRGSSVSEVDSLVGWKPSVYHVMLILGIFAITLSCCASAMYTPVEGWNYIDSLYYCFVTFSTIGFGDLVSSQNAVYKYQGLYRFGNFMFLLLGVCCIYSLFNVISIVIKQVLNWILKKLRCRCCNKCHKSNPRLGRRNAITPGSRFRRNKLSMETDGNYDSDTEGRRLSGEMISMRDLTASNKVSLAILQKQLSETANGYPRTVCINTRQNGFSGGVGALAIMNNRLAETSDSR